In the Methanoculleus taiwanensis genome, CTCTGTCCCGGATACCCAAGCGAGGATCAAATTCATCAGCCACCCGGGCAACCTCACCGATCTCGGCATTGCCGTTACGGACTTGCTGAAGAGGCATTCCGGAGAAGAGAGCCTGGTGTTCATCGATTCCGTTAATGCAATGCTGATCCATACACCATCCGACAGCCTGATAAAATTTGTCCACTTCATCACGAGCAAACTCCGCCTTCTGGAAGTCAAGGGAGTCATCCTCGCAGTGGAAACCGGCCTTGATCCCGTTCTCTTCTCACATCTGACATCATTTACGGACGAAGTGCTCACAATCAGCGATGAGGGCTGAGATCATCCCGGCATTCTTTAGCAGATGACGGCAGATAAGGCGGGTCAGCCAGGGAGAGCGAGTACGCACGGTGTCCGTACCGGAGCGTAACCACCGTGAACGCTTGTGATCCGTCTGAAGGACTGCTCACCGGCATTTCATATCCCGGAGAACTCCGGGTCACACCCGGGAGGCCATCCCCCTGTCGGTGTATCCGGGATCTCCGGCCACCCGGGATAATGCCCCAGATACCCCGGTTCCGGTTGCAGTACAGGATCTCCCGAATCCTGCTCCATGTAAAACGAGCAACTCACGAAACCCGATGATGGAAGAAAAACATCTCTGAAAAGGCCGCAGCTAACCGGGATACGAATTTCGGGCAGGGGATACTCCAAAAATACAGAAGGTCTCTCGAAAGCTTTCACCGCCGTTCGGTATACTGCCGGATGATTACTTCACATGACCGAAGAGGTTCACCCAATGAGATGGTTTCAGCAGAGCCGGAAAGCAGGAGGCTCCGGGGTTTTGTCCCGGCACCGTTCACACCCGCAAAACTGTATTCGCCGGAAGTGTATCACACCTTCCTCACCGGCTTGAGCTCAATCTCGTCGAACGTCGTGACGTGATCGCCGACGACCTGGCCGGCCTCGCCCATCCGGATCAGCACGAAGATCTCGGCGTCTGCATTCTCCATCGAGACGGCGTCGCCGTGCTCGGCCTTGACGACGAATCCTTCGGACTCG is a window encoding:
- a CDS encoding DUF7504 family protein → MTVNHIRFENQEKKIILALSSATRIKENNIALTREITEQGITVIYVCANMPSQYLADLFAKRDIDISRIEFIDCITKYAVGSVPDTQARIKFISHPGNLTDLGIAVTDLLKRHSGEESLVFIDSVNAMLIHTPSDSLIKFVHFITSKLRLLEVKGVILAVETGLDPVLFSHLTSFTDEVLTISDEG